The following proteins are encoded in a genomic region of Triticum dicoccoides isolate Atlit2015 ecotype Zavitan chromosome 1B, WEW_v2.0, whole genome shotgun sequence:
- the LOC119302528 gene encoding BTB/POZ and MATH domain-containing protein 1-like, translating to MAELCDLPAAVVASSEESSYVIKIDGYSRIKGQIQHGNYVKSTPFTVGGHDWFVEYYPNGSDTEKYEAGFISVFLALAPAGAKDVKAKFRFSLLDREGEPVASKSKNTSEHIFNSKRSSRGFSSFIKKADLEGAAHLRHDSFSIRCDVTVVKYIHRGNRITLIPPSNLHQHLGDLLLESKDGADVTFHVGEVSFLAHRSILAARSSIFRAELFGAMKEKCGSPIEISDMESDVFKSLLHFIYTDSLPVSETSSGGETRRDAVMASHLLVAADRYNIERLKLICEEKLCNLIDSNIVATTLALAEQHGSYRVKDACFEFLVSPSNLEAMMATDGYKHLKNSCPSVLRELAASFLPAELKAVKDIIMTI from the coding sequence ATGGCGGAGCTGTGCGATCTTCCTGCTGCCGTTGTAGCGTCATCCGAGGAAAGTTCATATGTGATCAAGATAGACGGATACTCAAGAATCAAGGGGCAAATTCAGCATGGCAACTACGTGAAATCTACCCCTTTCACTGTTGGAGGTCACGACTGGTTTGTGGAGTATTACCCAAACGGTTCCGACACCGAAAAGTATGAAGCCGGCTTCATATCTGTTTTTCTAGCCCTTGCCCCCGCTGGCGCCAAGGATGTGAAGGCAAAATTTAGATTTAGTCTGCTTGACAGGGAAGGGGAACCAGTGGCGTCAAAAAGCAAGAACACCTCCGAACACATCTTCAATAGCAAACGTTCAAGTAGGGGTTTTAGTAGTTTTATCAAGAAGGCTGATCTTGAGGGAGCGGCGCATCTAAGGCACGACAGTTTCAGCATCAGGTGTGATGTTACCGTCGTGAAGTATATCCACAGAGGTAATCGGATTACTTTGATTCCTCCAAGCAACTTGCATCAACATCTCGGTGACCTCCTCCTAGAGAGCAAAGATGGAGCGGACGTGACCTTTCATGTCGGCGAGGTGAGTTTCTTGGCTCATAGGTCCATACTCGCTGCTCGGTCATCCATCTTTAGAGCGGAGCTCTTTGGCGCCATGAAGGAGAAATGCGGTAGTCCAATTGAAATCAGTGATATGGAAAGTGATGTATTCAAATCATTGCTCCACTTCATATACACCGACTCACTGCCCGTTTCTGAGACGAGTAGTGGGGGTGAAACACGGAGAGACGCGGTGATGGCTAGCCATCTACTTGTTGCAGCTGACAGGTACAACATTGAGAGGTTGAAGCTGATTTGCGAAGAGAAGTTGTGCAACCTCATCGACTCCAACATCGTGGCGACCACTTTGGCTCTAGCTGAGCAGCACGGCTCTTATAGAGTCAAAGATGCTTGCTTTGAGTTCCTTGTTTCTCCTTCCAATTTGGAAGCGATGATGGCAACTGATGGTTACAAGCATCTGAAGAATAGCTGCCCGTCTGTTCTCAGGGAGCTGGCTGCTAGTTTCCTGCCGGCCGAGCTGAAAGCGGTCAAAGATATTATCATGACAATTTAG
- the LOC119322859 gene encoding protein RCC2-like isoform X2 gives MPASAAEAAAEGEEKAAEAGGRELLYCGTVRFDIMGRKVKGGHEGRGNLVSPTRLRPLVGVDIRFVASGCAACHCVALSADGRCFSWGRNENGQLGHGDTLLRNLPSVVSELSKYNIIAAGVGRKHTVVVTDEGKSFAFGDNKHGQLGTGSLKSGTVVSPVPCLVTEVTNAVCGADFTVWLSSVEGSSILTAGLPQYGQLGHGSNNEYNAKVSSVSLVYDPQPHPRAIAALSGNTVVKVACGTNHTVAADSSGFVYTWGFGGYGRLGHNEQKDEWQPRLVEIFQKNNILGPNDIISAGSASSACTAGDRGQLYMWGKVKSKGDEWMYPKPVMDLSGWNIRCMASGNMHHTVGADDSCISWGHSEYGELGYGLTQKSSANPKKVDILEGMHVTSVGCGVGMSLIVVDRANVGGKLEQLDTFDGDADALFQENTKELYFPPRRKHPAVDETGYHAHYSITPLVPHFSALVQAGPSLA, from the exons ATGCCGGCCAGCGCCGCCGAGGCCGCCGCGGAAGGCGAGGAGAAGGCGGCAGAGGCTGGGGGCAGGGAGCTGCTGTACTGCGGCACGGTGCGCTTCGACATCATGGGCCGGAAGGTGAAGGGAGGGCATGAGGGCAGAGGCAACCTGGTGTCCCCGACGCGGCTGCGCCCTCTCGTGGGCGTGGACATCCGCTTCGTCGCCTCTGGCTGCG CGGCTTGCCATTGTGTTGCTCTGAGTGCTGACGGCCGTTGCTTCTCATGGGGTCGAAATGAG AATGGGCAGCTGGGACATGGGGACACTCTCTTGCGTAACCTGCCAAGTGTTGTTTCTGAACTATCAAA ATATAACATAATTGCAGCAGGTGTTGGAAGAAAACATACAGTGGTCGTAACCGACGAAGGGAAGTCCTTCGCATTTGGTGACAACAAACATGGACAACTGGGGACCGGTTCACTGAAGAGTG GTACTGTGGTGTCGCCAGTCCCCTGCCTTGTTACTGAAGTGACTAATGCTGTTTGTGGTGCTGACTTTACTGTCTGGCTGTCATCAGTCGAGGGCTCTTCAATACT GACAGCAGGTCTTCCGCAGTACGGCCAACTTGGTCATGGAAGCAACAATGAG TATAATGCCAAAGTTTCATCGGTAAGTCTAGTGTATGATCCCCAGCCCCATCCGAGAGCAATAGCTGCATTATCTGGGAACACTGTTGTCAAAGTTGCATGTGGAACAAATCATACag TTGCAGCTGATTCAAGTGGCTTTGTTTACAC CTGGGGTTTTGGTGGATATGGAAG GTTGGGCCACAATGAACAGAAGGATGAGTGGCAACCACGCCTTGTTGAAATATTTCAAAAGAACAATATCCTGGGTCCCAATGATATTATCTCAGCTGGTTCTGCAAGTTCTGCCTGCACTGCTGGTG ATCGCGGGCAGCTGTATATGTGGGGAAAGGTGAAGAGTAAAGGCGATGAGTGGATGTATCCAAAGCCAGTCATGGATTTAAG CGGTTGGAACATCCGCTGCATGGCTTCTggtaacatgcaccacactgttggtgcaGATGATTCTTGCATAAGTTGGGGTCATTCTGAATATGGGGAGCTTGGTTATGGCCTAACACAAAA ATCATCTGCAAATCCTAAGAAGGTTGACATTCTTGAAGGAATGCATGTTACAAG TGTTGGTTGTGGAGTGGGGATGTCTCTGATTGTTGTTGACAGGGCAAATGTTGGTGGTAAGCTTGAGCAG CTGGATACTTTTGATGGTGATGCTGATGCTCTTTTTCAAG AGAACACAAAAGAGCTCTATTTTCCTCCGCGCCGCAAACATCCCGCAGTCGATGAAACAG GATACCATGCCCATTACTCCAttactccccttgtgccacactttTCAGCTCTAGTTCAAGCTGGCCCAAGCTTAGCTTAG
- the LOC119322859 gene encoding protein RCC2-like isoform X1 yields the protein MPASAAEAAAEGEEKAAEAGGRELLYCGTVRFDIMGRKVKGGHEGRGNLVSPTRLRPLVGVDIRFVASGCAACHCVALSADGRCFSWGRNENGQLGHGDTLLRNLPSVVSELSKYNIIAAGVGRKHTVVVTDEGKSFAFGDNKHGQLGTGSLKSGTVVSPVPCLVTEVTNAVCGADFTVWLSSVEGSSILTAGLPQYGQLGHGSNNEYNAKVSSVSLVYDPQPHPRAIAALSGNTVVKVACGTNHTVAADSSGFVYTWGFGGYGRLGHNEQKDEWQPRLVEIFQKNNILGPNDIISAGSASSACTAGDRGQLYMWGKVKSKGDEWMYPKPVMDLSGWNIRCMASGNMHHTVGADDSCISWGHSEYGELGYGLTQKSSANPKKVDILEGMHVTSVGCGVGMSLIVVDRANVGGKLEQLDTFDGDADALFQENTKELYFPPRRKHPAVDETEEDTSEAEQATKAAFRTTNSRSNKRKKALEHAEAEDEDETAEVPEAECGSHGRGQSTRRGRGRGAKTATPEPMPSGRGRGRGRGRPKKGSPGAAPPEAGSSGRGGKKSGKPGRPPK from the exons ATGCCGGCCAGCGCCGCCGAGGCCGCCGCGGAAGGCGAGGAGAAGGCGGCAGAGGCTGGGGGCAGGGAGCTGCTGTACTGCGGCACGGTGCGCTTCGACATCATGGGCCGGAAGGTGAAGGGAGGGCATGAGGGCAGAGGCAACCTGGTGTCCCCGACGCGGCTGCGCCCTCTCGTGGGCGTGGACATCCGCTTCGTCGCCTCTGGCTGCG CGGCTTGCCATTGTGTTGCTCTGAGTGCTGACGGCCGTTGCTTCTCATGGGGTCGAAATGAG AATGGGCAGCTGGGACATGGGGACACTCTCTTGCGTAACCTGCCAAGTGTTGTTTCTGAACTATCAAA ATATAACATAATTGCAGCAGGTGTTGGAAGAAAACATACAGTGGTCGTAACCGACGAAGGGAAGTCCTTCGCATTTGGTGACAACAAACATGGACAACTGGGGACCGGTTCACTGAAGAGTG GTACTGTGGTGTCGCCAGTCCCCTGCCTTGTTACTGAAGTGACTAATGCTGTTTGTGGTGCTGACTTTACTGTCTGGCTGTCATCAGTCGAGGGCTCTTCAATACT GACAGCAGGTCTTCCGCAGTACGGCCAACTTGGTCATGGAAGCAACAATGAG TATAATGCCAAAGTTTCATCGGTAAGTCTAGTGTATGATCCCCAGCCCCATCCGAGAGCAATAGCTGCATTATCTGGGAACACTGTTGTCAAAGTTGCATGTGGAACAAATCATACag TTGCAGCTGATTCAAGTGGCTTTGTTTACAC CTGGGGTTTTGGTGGATATGGAAG GTTGGGCCACAATGAACAGAAGGATGAGTGGCAACCACGCCTTGTTGAAATATTTCAAAAGAACAATATCCTGGGTCCCAATGATATTATCTCAGCTGGTTCTGCAAGTTCTGCCTGCACTGCTGGTG ATCGCGGGCAGCTGTATATGTGGGGAAAGGTGAAGAGTAAAGGCGATGAGTGGATGTATCCAAAGCCAGTCATGGATTTAAG CGGTTGGAACATCCGCTGCATGGCTTCTggtaacatgcaccacactgttggtgcaGATGATTCTTGCATAAGTTGGGGTCATTCTGAATATGGGGAGCTTGGTTATGGCCTAACACAAAA ATCATCTGCAAATCCTAAGAAGGTTGACATTCTTGAAGGAATGCATGTTACAAG TGTTGGTTGTGGAGTGGGGATGTCTCTGATTGTTGTTGACAGGGCAAATGTTGGTGGTAAGCTTGAGCAG CTGGATACTTTTGATGGTGATGCTGATGCTCTTTTTCAAG AGAACACAAAAGAGCTCTATTTTCCTCCGCGCCGCAAACATCCCGCAGTCGATGAAACAG AAGAAGATACGTCTGAGGCAGAGCAGGCCACCAAGGCGGCATTTCGCACCACGAATTCACGGTCCAACAAGCGCAAGAAAGCCTTGGAACATGCAGAAGCAGAGGACGAGGACGAGACTGCAGAAGTGCCCGAGGCAGAGTGTGGCAGTCATGGCCGCGGGCAGTCTACGAGAAGGGGCAGAGGCAGGGGAGCCAAGACGGCGACTCCGGAGCCAATGCCATCCGGTAGGGGCAGG
- the LOC119322859 gene encoding protein RCC2-like isoform X3 has protein sequence MPASAAEAAAEGEEKAAEAGGRELLYCGTVRFDIMGRKVKGGHEGRGNLVSPTRLRPLVGVDIRFVASGCAACHCVALSADGRCFSWGRNENGQLGHGDTLLRNLPSVVSELSKYNIIAAGVGRKHTVVVTDEGKSFAFGDNKHGQLGTGSLKSGTVVSPVPCLVTEVTNAVCGADFTVWLSSVEGSSILTAGLPQYGQLGHGSNNEYNAKVSSVSLVYDPQPHPRAIAALSGNTVVKVACGTNHTVAADSSGFVYTWGFGGYGRLGHNEQKDEWQPRLVEIFQKNNILGPNDIISAGSASSACTAGDRGQLYMWGKVKSKGDEWMYPKPVMDLSGWNIRCMASGNMHHTVGADDSCISWGHSEYGELGYGLTQKSSANPKKVDILEGMHVTSVGCGVGMSLIVVDRANVGGKLEQLDTFDGDADALFQENTKELYFPPRRKHPAVDETDPFYQGLAN, from the exons ATGCCGGCCAGCGCCGCCGAGGCCGCCGCGGAAGGCGAGGAGAAGGCGGCAGAGGCTGGGGGCAGGGAGCTGCTGTACTGCGGCACGGTGCGCTTCGACATCATGGGCCGGAAGGTGAAGGGAGGGCATGAGGGCAGAGGCAACCTGGTGTCCCCGACGCGGCTGCGCCCTCTCGTGGGCGTGGACATCCGCTTCGTCGCCTCTGGCTGCG CGGCTTGCCATTGTGTTGCTCTGAGTGCTGACGGCCGTTGCTTCTCATGGGGTCGAAATGAG AATGGGCAGCTGGGACATGGGGACACTCTCTTGCGTAACCTGCCAAGTGTTGTTTCTGAACTATCAAA ATATAACATAATTGCAGCAGGTGTTGGAAGAAAACATACAGTGGTCGTAACCGACGAAGGGAAGTCCTTCGCATTTGGTGACAACAAACATGGACAACTGGGGACCGGTTCACTGAAGAGTG GTACTGTGGTGTCGCCAGTCCCCTGCCTTGTTACTGAAGTGACTAATGCTGTTTGTGGTGCTGACTTTACTGTCTGGCTGTCATCAGTCGAGGGCTCTTCAATACT GACAGCAGGTCTTCCGCAGTACGGCCAACTTGGTCATGGAAGCAACAATGAG TATAATGCCAAAGTTTCATCGGTAAGTCTAGTGTATGATCCCCAGCCCCATCCGAGAGCAATAGCTGCATTATCTGGGAACACTGTTGTCAAAGTTGCATGTGGAACAAATCATACag TTGCAGCTGATTCAAGTGGCTTTGTTTACAC CTGGGGTTTTGGTGGATATGGAAG GTTGGGCCACAATGAACAGAAGGATGAGTGGCAACCACGCCTTGTTGAAATATTTCAAAAGAACAATATCCTGGGTCCCAATGATATTATCTCAGCTGGTTCTGCAAGTTCTGCCTGCACTGCTGGTG ATCGCGGGCAGCTGTATATGTGGGGAAAGGTGAAGAGTAAAGGCGATGAGTGGATGTATCCAAAGCCAGTCATGGATTTAAG CGGTTGGAACATCCGCTGCATGGCTTCTggtaacatgcaccacactgttggtgcaGATGATTCTTGCATAAGTTGGGGTCATTCTGAATATGGGGAGCTTGGTTATGGCCTAACACAAAA ATCATCTGCAAATCCTAAGAAGGTTGACATTCTTGAAGGAATGCATGTTACAAG TGTTGGTTGTGGAGTGGGGATGTCTCTGATTGTTGTTGACAGGGCAAATGTTGGTGGTAAGCTTGAGCAG CTGGATACTTTTGATGGTGATGCTGATGCTCTTTTTCAAG AGAACACAAAAGAGCTCTATTTTCCTCCGCGCCGCAAACATCCCGCAGTCGATGAAACAG ACCCTTTCTACCAAGGTTTGGCCAACTGA